A region of the Acidobacteriota bacterium genome:
TGCTCCGAGATGGGCCCGGCGAGCACGCCATTCTGCGCCAGCCGCCGCGAGAGTTCGGCGGCGGTCATCAACTTTCCCGCGACCTCGACCACGATAATGTTGGTCTGCACCGTCTTCATGTCCACGGTGAGGCCGCTGATCTTCGCCACGCCCTCGGCCAGCACGCGCGCGTTGGCGTGGTCTTCGCCCAAACGCGCCGGCATCTTTTCGAGCGCGATCAGCCCCGCGGCGGCGAGGACGCCCGCCTGACGCATCCCGCCGCCCAGCGCTTTGCGGGTTGCCCGCGCGCGCGTGATGAACTCGTTTGTACCCAGGAGTAATGAGCCCACCGGCGCGCCCAGTCCCTTGGACAGGCAGAACATCACGGAATCGAACTTTGCGGTGAGCTCGCGCACCGGCTTGCCCAGCGCCACCGCCGCATTGAAGATGCGCGCGCCATCGAGGTGCACCGGCAATCCTAAGTCGTGCGCGCGGTCGCAGATCTCGTTCGCGACCGCCATGGGATACACCGTGCCGCCCGCCATGTTGTGCGTGTTCTCGAGCGCGATCAGCCCGGTGCGCGAGACGTAGTAGATGTCCGGCCGGATGCGCTGCCGGATCGCCTCCCACGTCAGGATGCCGCGCTCGCCCGCGATCGTCCGCGCGATGCAGCCGGAAAACCACGCCATCATCGCCATCTCGTAATCCACGATGTGCGCGCGCGCCTCGCAGATGATCTCCTCGCCCGGCTGCGTGTGCAGCTTGATCGCGATCTGGTTCCCCATCGTGCCGCTGGGGACAAAGATCGCCGCCTCGCGCCCAAACGTCTCCGCCGCGCGCTGCTCCAGGCGATTGATGGTGGGATCTTCGCCGTAGACGTCGTCACCGACCTCCGCCTCGGCCATCGCGCGCCGCATCTCCGCCGTCGGCTTGGTCACGGTGTCGGAGCGCAGGTCGATGGCGGATTCAGCGCGGGTGGGCATGGGAAGAGAGTTTAACGCGAAGCTTCGCTCGGGATGACAGGGCTGGAAGGTGACGCGATGAAGCGCTCGAAGACCTCATTCGAGATCATTTGGCCGCGCGCGCTGAGTGCTAACCGAGGCCCGCTCTTTATCAGCAAGCCATCGTCGACCAGTTCGTTGATGGCGGCTTCGGACTCGGCTCCCAACTCCCCGAACTCATTGCGCAGCACCTCGAGGTCCACGCCGCGATTCAGGCGTAGTCCCAGGAAGAAAGCCTCTTCGAGGGCCTGCTCCGGACTGACCGGCGTGACGCTCACCGCCGCGCCGCGCGTGTAGTCCTCGAGATTGTCGGCGGTGGCAAAGCGCACCGCGGCGACACTTGCCCGCGGCGTTGCTCGCAGCTTCGTCCGCAACATCGCCCGCAACATGGACGACGCGTCCACGCCGAAGCCAAGATACGGCTGCCGCAGCCAGTACTTCAGGTTGTGGCGCGATTCGTGTCCCGGCCGTGCGAAGTTCGATATCTCATACTGCGCGACCCCGGCCGCATCGAAGGTCGCGCACGCTGCTTCGTAAAAGCCGGCCGTCATGTCGTCGTCGGGAACGAAATGCGCGTGGTAGCGCGTGCCCCCGGCGATGAGTTCGCGGCCGAGTCGCGACTCATCGTCCACCTCGAGCATGTAGACGCTGGCGTGCGGCGTGCCCGTCGCGACCACGTCGGCGAGCGAACGCCGCCAGCTTTCGGGTGTCTGGTGCGGCAGGCCCGCGATCAGGTCGAGGTTGATGTCTGAAATGCCCGCGACGCGCAGGCGGTCGATATCGCGCAAGGTGATCTCACGGGTGTGCAAGCGGCCGACCGCACGTGATTCCTCGTCGACGAACGACTGCACGCCCAGGCTCACCCGGTTCACGCCGCAGCGGAGGAGCGTCGCAACGATCTCGTCGCTCACCGTCCCGGGCGCGCACTCGACGGTGACTTCGGCATCGGGCGCGACCTCGAACTTCTCCCGCACGGCCGCGAACATCCGTTCCAGTTGCTCGGGCGCGAGCACGGAGGGCGTCCCGCCGCCGAGGTAGATGGAATCCACGGTCTGCTCGAACTCGAGCCGCTCGAACTCGGCGCCGGCAGCACCCCGCGCATCGGCCGCAAGCTGGTCGGCAGCGGCAACGTCCGCGCAGACCCGGTCGACATACTGATCGAAGCGCGCTTTCGAGAACACGTCGGAGGCGAAGTTGCAGAACGAACACTTCGTCCGGCAGAACGGGACCGAGATGTAGACGCCGAGCGGCACGACTTCATTGTAGCCGCCGGCATCGCAATCGTATGTCACCGGCGGCGCGGTCGCGCATCTAATACAATGACGACCGCTTCGCTTTCTTGTGGGCTTCTTCTTGGGCTACCTATCATGACCCGTCGCGTCGCCATCACCGGAATGGGCTCGCTCTCGCCGAATGGCGTGGGTAACGAAGCGTTTTGCCGCGCGCTGCTCGCCGGTACCAGCGGCGTGCGCCGCGTCACCCGCTTCGACGCGAGCGATTTGCCCGTCCAGATCGCCGGCGAGGTCGATTTTGACGAAGCGCAGTTCTACGATCCGCGCGAGCGCAAGCACGTCTCGCGCGTCGTTCCTATGGCCATCGCCGCGGCGACGGAAGCGCTGCGCGAAGCCGGCCTCGAGTGGGAAACGATGTCGCTCGACGAAAAGCGCACCATCGGCGTCATCCTCGGCTCCGGCGGCGGCGCGCAGGAGTTCAGTGAGGAACAGTACCGCCTGTGGATGACGGGACAGATCAAGAAAGTCTCACTGTTCTCCATCCCCAGCGGCACGATGGGAACGCTGTCGTCGGAAGTCTCGATGCGCTTTGGTTTCCGCGGACAGAGCCACGTGGTCACGACCGGATGCACCTCATCCACCGACGCGCTCGGCTACGCCTTCGACCAGATCCGCAACGGACGCATCCCCGCGATGCTCGCCGGCGGCGTGGATTCTCCCATCGCGCCCGGGATCATGAAGGGCTTCACCCTGATGCGCATCATGACGCCGAGTTGGAACCACGCGCCCGAGCGCGGCTCACGTCCTTTCTCCGCCGACCGCGACGGCTTCGTCGTGGCGGAGGGCGCATGGATGTTCGTGCTCGAAGACTACGAACGCGCCACGGCGCGGGGAGCGAAGATCCTCGCCGAGCTCGCCGGCTACGGCTCGACCTGCGAAGCTTTCCATCGTGTGCGTTTGGAAGAGTGTGGCGAGGAGCCGGCGCGCGCCATCGGGATGGCGATGCAGGATGCCGGTATCGGGAATGAGCAGGTTGACTACGTGAACCTGCACGGGACATCGACGCAGCTCAACGACCGCATCGAGACGCGCGCACTCAAGCTCGTGCTCAACAGCCGCAGCGCCAAGACTCCGATGTCGGCGCTGAAATCGCAGATCGGTCACCCGCAAGGCGCCTGTGGCGCCGCCGGCGTAGCGGCAACCCTTATCGCCATGCACCACGGCCAGCTTCCGCCCACCATCAACATCGACCAGGCTGACCCCGAGTGCGACCTCGACTACGTCCCCGAAGCCGGACGCAAGCACGCGATCGAGTACGCGGTGTGCAACTGCATCGCCTTCGGCTCGAAGAACTCGGCGCTGGTGTTGCGGAAGGTGTAGCGGCGGAAGATTTACCAGCCCAACTCCCCGCTCCCGCGTCTGTAGAATAGTCACTGACGCATGGCTGAAGCCCACCACGAAGAAGAAGTCCTTGGCAAGGCATACGACGCGCGGCTGATGAAGCGGCTGCTCGGATACCTGCGTCCGTACAAAACGCAGACCGTGGTCGCGCTCGTCTCCATCGCGCTCAAGGCGCTTGCCGACATTACCGGGCCGGTGCTGACGATGGTGGCCATCGATCGCTACCTGGCGCTCTCGACGTCCGTCGCGCTTCCCGCCGCCACCGCCGGGCCAGCATGGCTCAGGTTCCTTCGCCAATTCCTCGACCTCTATCACGTCATCTACGCATGGGTCTCGAGCCATCTGAGCGCCGATCCGCTCACCGGCATCGCGCAGATCGCCGGGGTTTACGTGGGACTGCTGGCGTTCAGCTTCCTGCTCGACTACCTGCAGACCTACTACATGCAATGGGTGGGACAGATGGCGATGTTCGATCTGCGCGCCGAGATCTTCCGCCACCTGCAGCGCATGCACATCGGGTTCTACGACCGCAATCCGGTCGGACGCCTGGTCACGCGCGTCACCACCGACGTGGACGCGCTCAACGAGATGTTCACCGCCGGGGTGGTCTCCATCTTCGAAGACATTTTCGTGCTCGCCGGCATCGTCCTCATCATGCTGGGCGTGGACTGGCGGCTGGCGCTCATCACCTTTGCCGTGCTGCCCGGCATCTTCCTCGGCACATTAGTGTTCCGCAAATTCGTGCGCGATAGTTACCGGCGTATCCGCACTGCCATCGCCCGCATCAACGCTTACTTGCAGGAACACGTGAGCGGCATCGTGGTGCTGCAACTCTTCAACCGCGAGCAGCGCTCGTACGAGGAGTTCGAGAAGGTCAACCGCGCGCACATGGATGCGTTCAAAGACGCCATCCTGGCCCACGCCATCTACTATCCGGTAGTCGAAGTATTGTCGGCGGCGGCGGTCGCTTGCGTGATCTGGTTTGGAGGGTTGCGCGTTCTCGCCGGCGCGGCCACGCTCGGCGTGCTCGTCGCGTTCATGCAATATGCGCAGCGCTTCTTCCGGCCCATCCAGGACTTGAGCGAGAAGTACAACATCCTGCAATCCGCCATGGCGTCGAGCGAGCGCGTCTTCAAGTTGCTGGATACGCCCGCCGCCATCGTCTCACCAGCCGGCGCGCCCAAGCCCGAAGGCCCCGGCCGCATCGAGTTCGAGCACGTATGGTTCGCCTACGGGACGAACAAGGAAACCAACGAACCAGATTGGATCTTAAGAGACGTAAGCTTCGCCATCGAGCCCGGCGAGACGGTCGCCATCGTGGGACACACCGGCGCCGGCAAGACCACCATCATCTCGCTGCTGCTGCGCTTTTACGACGTGCAGCGCGGCGCGGTGAAGCTCGATGGCGTGGATATCCGCGAGCTCGACCTCACTGCGCTGCGCCAGCGCTCCGGCGTGGTGCTGCAAGACCCATTCCTCTTTACCGGGACGATCGAGC
Encoded here:
- a CDS encoding aminotransferase class I/II-fold pyridoxal phosphate-dependent enzyme — protein: MPTRAESAIDLRSDTVTKPTAEMRRAMAEAEVGDDVYGEDPTINRLEQRAAETFGREAAIFVPSGTMGNQIAIKLHTQPGEEIICEARAHIVDYEMAMMAWFSGCIARTIAGERGILTWEAIRQRIRPDIYYVSRTGLIALENTHNMAGGTVYPMAVANEICDRAHDLGLPVHLDGARIFNAAVALGKPVRELTAKFDSVMFCLSKGLGAPVGSLLLGTNEFITRARATRKALGGGMRQAGVLAAAGLIALEKMPARLGEDHANARVLAEGVAKISGLTVDMKTVQTNIIVVEVAGKLMTAAELSRRLAQNGVLAGPISEQAIRMVTHMDVDRAACERAVEILASVCRG
- the hemW gene encoding radical SAM family heme chaperone HemW — encoded protein: MTYDCDAGGYNEVVPLGVYISVPFCRTKCSFCNFASDVFSKARFDQYVDRVCADVAAADQLAADARGAAGAEFERLEFEQTVDSIYLGGGTPSVLAPEQLERMFAAVREKFEVAPDAEVTVECAPGTVSDEIVATLLRCGVNRVSLGVQSFVDEESRAVGRLHTREITLRDIDRLRVAGISDINLDLIAGLPHQTPESWRRSLADVVATGTPHASVYMLEVDDESRLGRELIAGGTRYHAHFVPDDDMTAGFYEAACATFDAAGVAQYEISNFARPGHESRHNLKYWLRQPYLGFGVDASSMLRAMLRTKLRATPRASVAAVRFATADNLEDYTRGAAVSVTPVSPEQALEEAFFLGLRLNRGVDLEVLRNEFGELGAESEAAINELVDDGLLIKSGPRLALSARGQMISNEVFERFIASPSSPVIPSEASR
- a CDS encoding beta-ketoacyl-[acyl-carrier-protein] synthase family protein yields the protein MTRRVAITGMGSLSPNGVGNEAFCRALLAGTSGVRRVTRFDASDLPVQIAGEVDFDEAQFYDPRERKHVSRVVPMAIAAATEALREAGLEWETMSLDEKRTIGVILGSGGGAQEFSEEQYRLWMTGQIKKVSLFSIPSGTMGTLSSEVSMRFGFRGQSHVVTTGCTSSTDALGYAFDQIRNGRIPAMLAGGVDSPIAPGIMKGFTLMRIMTPSWNHAPERGSRPFSADRDGFVVAEGAWMFVLEDYERATARGAKILAELAGYGSTCEAFHRVRLEECGEEPARAIGMAMQDAGIGNEQVDYVNLHGTSTQLNDRIETRALKLVLNSRSAKTPMSALKSQIGHPQGACGAAGVAATLIAMHHGQLPPTINIDQADPECDLDYVPEAGRKHAIEYAVCNCIAFGSKNSALVLRKV
- a CDS encoding ABC transporter ATP-binding protein/permease, which translates into the protein MAEAHHEEEVLGKAYDARLMKRLLGYLRPYKTQTVVALVSIALKALADITGPVLTMVAIDRYLALSTSVALPAATAGPAWLRFLRQFLDLYHVIYAWVSSHLSADPLTGIAQIAGVYVGLLAFSFLLDYLQTYYMQWVGQMAMFDLRAEIFRHLQRMHIGFYDRNPVGRLVTRVTTDVDALNEMFTAGVVSIFEDIFVLAGIVLIMLGVDWRLALITFAVLPGIFLGTLVFRKFVRDSYRRIRTAIARINAYLQEHVSGIVVLQLFNREQRSYEEFEKVNRAHMDAFKDAILAHAIYYPVVEVLSAAAVACVIWFGGLRVLAGAATLGVLVAFMQYAQRFFRPIQDLSEKYNILQSAMASSERVFKLLDTPAAIVSPAGAPKPEGPGRIEFEHVWFAYGTNKETNEPDWILRDVSFAIEPGETVAIVGHTGAGKTTIISLLLRFYDVQRGAVKLDGVDIRELDLTALRQRSGVVLQDPFLFTGTIEQNIRLGSARVTPERVERAAEEVNVADFIRTLPGGFQEKMRERGSTLSTGQKQLISFARALAHDPKLLILDEATSSVDTETEFRVRDALSRMVEGRTSVIVAHRLSTIQRADKILVMHKGKLREMGSHQELLAQRGIYWKLYQLQYKDQEFPPPSAVANPDVTVGADD